Genomic window (Spirosoma sp. KCTC 42546):
TGACCGGGTATCGCTGAGTGCAACGAACCAACCTTTGGTGGCTGTATTGGATAATCTATTAAGAGCCCACCAACTTACGTATCAGGTAAAAGGTCGGCAGATTATTCTCAATCAGGAACCCCCACCACCAATCATTGAATTACCTTATAATACAGACCTAAACTCTACCGACCGGAATCTGTCAGGAACCGTTTCGGACGAAGGTGGAAACCGACTCCCCGGTGTGAGTATTGTGGTGAAAGGCACTAACCGGGGTACCACCACCGATGCCAATGGCCAGTTCCGGATGACCTTACTCACGGGCGATGATGTACTGGTCTTCAGTTTTGTGGGCTACCTATCCCAGGAAATTACGGTAGGTAATCAGACCGCAGTCAATGTCAGTTTAGCCGTCGACACCAAAAACCTCAACGAGGTGGTGGTAGTTGGGTATGGTACGCAGAAACGGTCGGACCTAACCGGGTCTATTTCTTCCGTAAAAGCAGAAGAAGTGAAGAACCTGCCCGTTCGGAGTGTGAATGAAGCCTTACAGGGCCGGGCTGCGGGTGTTCAGGTAACCCGGAATGATGGCTCGCCCGGTGCCAGTTCCGATATTGTGATCCGGGGGGTTGGCTCCATTGGTGGCATGTCCCCGCTGTATATCGTCGATGGCATCCGAATGTCGGCGGGCAACAACTTCAACCTTCAGGATGTCGAGTCCATTGAGATTCTGAAAGATGCCAGCGCTGCTGCCATTTACGGTGCCCAGGCTGCTGGTGGTGTTGTGCTCGTGACCACCAAGCGCGGAACCAGTGTCGATAAAATGAAGATCAACTTCAATGCCTATTATGGCGTTCGGCAGCCCCGTAATCTGTATAAAATGCTGAATACGGCCGATTACATCACGGCAAAAAAAGCCTTTGGCGTGAACACAAGTGGCTGGGGCGACCCCAGCACATTACCCGATAATGACTGGGCAAAGGACTTGTTCACCAACGGATCGGATCAGAGTTATTCCTTATCCTTATCAGGGGCTACAACTAAAACCAATTATTATGTTTCGGCCAATTACCAGCGGGAAGGAGGCACCCTGATCGACAACTGGTTTGAGCGGTACGGAATTCGGTCGAATGCCGACTTCAGGATCAATAAGAAACTGAAAGTAGGCGAAACGCTCTATGCCTGGAAAACCGGAACCAATCCCGTTGTTACCAGTACGTTCCCCTTTCGTTCTGCGCCTGTTGTTCCTATCTACGATCCCACCAATTCGTTTGGGGGCTGGGCTAAAACAGGCACCTTTTTTACCGGTCCCAATCTCGTAGGGCAGGAATACCAGAACCACATGCAGAATGAAACCTACGCATTGGAAGGCAACCTGTATGCCGATTGGGAAATTCTGAAAGGGCTGAATCTTCGTTCCACCTTTGGGGCGTCAATCTATAACGTACACAACTACCGATTTACGGAAGCCTACGACTACGGTACCGTTGCCAATCGCAACGCCTTTTTGAGCCGGGACATCAACAGTCAGCAAAACCTGACGGCCAACTTTGTCCTGACGTACGCCAAAACCGTTGGTGAGCATGAGTTTAAGGTATTGGCAGGTTATGAAGCGTATAAATCCGATTTGAGTACGCTACATGCCGAAGCCCAGAGCTTCCCCTACGTTACCTATAACCTGGCTCTGAGCAGCAACCCAAGCAGCTACGTAGCCGCCGGTGCCGAGTTACCTCAAACCCGGTTGCTTTCCCAATTTGGGCGGATCAACTACACTTATGCCAACAAGTACCTGCTGACGGCCACCGTCCGTCGGGATGGTTCGGACCGATTCGGCCCAGCCAATAAATTCGGCGTTTTCCCGTCGGTGTCGGTCGGCTGGAAACTGAACGAGGAGGCCTTTATCCGGGATAATCTGACCTACGTTTCGAACCTGAAGCTCCGGGCCAGTTACGGAAAGCTGGGAAGCACCAGCAACATTCCCCAATATACATACCAGAATTCCTACGGCGGAACGGGTGGCACAACCAGCATGGGTCTGCCTGATGGTTCCCGTTTCAAAGGCTATGCCCTGACCGCTCAACTGGCGAATCAGGACATCAAATGGGAGTCTGTGCTTCAAACGGATATTGGTCTGGATATTGGCCTGTTGAATAACGCCCTGAATATTACTGCCGACTGGTACAGCCGCCAGACAAACGACATGATTTACCAGGTTCCGGTTGCCATGTCGGCTGGTTTTGGTAGTACCACCGTGTTCACCAATATTGGGCAGATGAGTAATAAAGGGCTTGAGCTGGCGGTCGATTATCGGGGCAAAAAAGGTGCATTCACCTACGGCATTGCCGCCAATGCATCGTTTAACCGAAATCTGGTCAAGAAGCTGGATGGCACCAACAACAACCCGATCAACGACGGTCCCGCCGGCGATTACCTGGAAAGTGTTGTGTCTCGCACCCAGGCAGGACAGCCCTTGGGTCAGTTTTATGGTTACAAAACCGATGGAATTTTCCAGACCAATGCCGAGGTACAAGCCCTGAACCAAAAAGCGCAGGAAGCTGCGGCAGCAACGGGTGGCGCCACCACGGGCGTTTATTATCAGGCAGCTGCCACCGGAGCGGGCGACCTGAAATTCCAGGATTTGAATGGCGACGGCCGGATTACCTCCGCAGATAAAACCTTCATTGGCAATCCCTGGCCCAAAATGACCTACGGGGTTACGCTGAACATGGCCTGGAAAGGACTGGATTTTTCGGCACTGTTTCAGGGCATTGCGGGTGTGGATGTGTTCAATGCCAACAAATACTACACCTCGATTTTCGTGGGTGACTACAACACCACCCGCGACATTTTCAATACGTCTTACTTCAATGGCAATGGGCTTACCAACCTGCCTCGCGTAGGGTACACGGATGCGTCGGGCAACTACGTTCGCGATCCGAATGCCAACTATACGCGCATTTCAGATTACGCCGTCGAAAACGGAGCCTTCCTCAAACTGCGTACCATTCAGATTGGGTACACGCTTCCGGCTTCGCTGATGAAACAGTGGAAAATGTCGGGCATTCGGGTGTATGCGCAAGGGCAAAACCTGCTGACATTCACCAAGTATTCAGGGCTTGACCCGGAAGTAGTAGGACGCAGCAGCGGCTCAAATGCAGCCTCTACCGGCCGGGGAATCGATACAATTTATTCCTATCCGCGCACGACGCTTATCTCCATGGGCATTGATGTGACTTTCTAACCTCATTTACTGGCTTCAGTAATACAAAACGATATTCGATCATGAAAATAGTAGTCAAACTTTCCCTATTTGTCTTACTCCTGAGTCTGGCAGCCTGTAAAGAGAGTTTTGTGAATGTAGACAATCCCGGCGCTATTTCGACCGCCAGTTACCCCGGCACAATCGCTGACCTGGAACAACTCCTGGCAGGTGCTTATTCAACCCAACATGCCCCGAATTTATACGGGCATAACATGCTGGCCAAAAACACCTACCTCTGGGACCATACTACAGATTTAAGCTGGCAGGGAACCACCACCTGGATTCAACTGGCGCAGAATAACTCGCAGGTCAATGATAGTTTCCTGCAAGGGACCTGGCAGGATTTATGGCGGGGTGTCCAACGCTGTAACACCTTGCTGGCGGGTATTGAAACCTTCAGTGCTAAAGCGAATGCTGCGGATGCAGCATCGGCAAACCTGATTAAGGGACAGACACTTTACCTGCGCGCCTGGTACTACTTCTATCTGACTTCTCAGTGGGGAGAAAGCTTCCTAGTTGATGGGCAGGGGGGCGATAAAATGGGCGTACCTATTATCACCAAAACGTCTAGTAGCCTCCCCGAAACACAGGTGGCACGGGCTACGGTCAAACAGTGCTGGGATTTCATTATCTCGGATCTGAAAGCCGCCGAAACGATATTAAACGGAAAAACCTGGACTGGCGCTACGGATAAATACAAAGTGGGCGGCTGGGGCGTAAAAGCGTTTCTGGGTAAAGTGTATGTGTACACGCAGGACTGGGCCAATGCGAAAACGTACCTGGCGGATGTAGTCACCAACAGCGGCAAGTCGCTGGTGCCGTTCGACACTTATAAAACCATGTTCAACGCCCAAAGTGAGTTCAACTCCGAATCATTGATTGAGCTTAATCTGAATATTGACATGACCTACCGGGGTACAGACGATCGATCAATGGGGTCCAGTATCGGGATGGTGATTGCGCCAACCTTTGTTGGGCCAACGGGCGGACAGGCAGCATCGGCCTGGTCCAACGTGTTTCCACATGCCAAAAACATAGCCCGGTTTGGCTTTAATCTGGGGCATTATTTCCCGGCGGGAACCGCCACAGCCAACATCGCCAATGTCGACAAGTCATACATCACGAAATCGGTGGCGGCCCGAACCAACAAAACCGTGGACCCTCGCTTGTGGGTGTCCTGCCTGCAACCCTACGTCGATTCAATGATTGTACTCGGCGTTAAGCAGCCCATTTCGCACTATCTGGACATTTCGGAAATCGATATGGAAGCCTGGAGTTTCCGAAAATACATTAATCTGGCGGGTACAGAAGGCGAGGTAAACATGGCTAATGGCGACAACATTCTGTGGCTCAGGCTGGCGGACATCTACCTGCTCTACGCCGAAACCCTGACCCATACCGGCGACAATGCCACCGCGCTGGAATATGTCAATAAAGTCCGACGGCGAGCGTATGGCTATGCCGTCAATACGGCTTCAGCAGTCGATTATAAAACCCTGACCGATCAGACCAGCGCACCCGACGCGGTGCTCAAAAACGACCCACTCAAGTATGAACGATGGGCCGAACTGTTTGGCGAAGGCCATTGGTGGTTCGATGTCTGTCGATGGAAAATCGGCGATAAAGAAGCCGCCTATTACCAGCGGGTTCGTGGGGGTGCCATTCAATGGGAACCAACGGATTACGCCCAACCCATCCCGATCAATGAGATCACCTCAAACGTTAGTATGAAGCAAAATCCGGGTTATTAAGGTTGATTGTCATTTGGTGGTCATTGACAGTCATTGCTGGTCATTTGTAGTCATTGACAGTCATTAATTGAGAATTTATCACCTGTCAGAATTTTACCGCAAATGACCACCAAGACAATCAATGACCACTAATGACAATCAAATGACCACTAATGACTATACTCCTTATGAAGCAGGCATTCGTAATTCTTGGCGTTCTGCTCGGCCTGACCAGCGCTGTTCGTTTGGCTCCATTTCCTCAGGCAGATATCTCCAATGGGGTGATTCAGGCGAAGCTCTACCTTCCCGATCCGGCGCAGGGCTATTATCAGGGCACTCGGTTTGACTGGTCGGGTGTTTTTGCCAGTCTTGATTACAACGGACATAGCTATTTCGGCCAGTGGTTCGATAAATACGATCCAAAACTACACGACGCCATCAGCGGCCCCGTTGAAGAGTTTACACCGATTGGGTATGAAACTGCTAAACCGGGGGAGGATTTTCTGAAGATTGGAGTGGGTTCACTTCGAAAAGCAGCTGATGCACCTTACCGATTTGCTACGCCTTACGAGACCATAAATCCCGGAAAATGGAGTGTTGCCAAAAAAGGTAAAGATGCCATCGAGTTTACCCACGAGCTGACCGACGCTGCGGGTTACTCATACCGCTATCGCAAAACGGTAAAACTGGTCCCCGGCAAACCAACCCTGGTACTCGAGCATTCGTTAACGAACACCGGCAGCAAACCTATTGAAACAACAGTTTACGATCATAATTTTTATGTGATCGACAAGCAAACAACGGGTCCCGATTTTTTCGTAACGTTTCCCTTTCCGTTGCAGACCAAAGGCACACCCAGAGGCATGGGCACCCTGTTTGAAACACGCACGAATCAGATTACCTACCTGCGCGAACTTGCCAAAGGGGAAACCACGCATTGCTACCTGACCGGTTTCGGCGACACGGCTAAAGACTATGACATACGGATCGAAAACCGAAAAACCGGCGCTGGTGTGCGCATCACGTGTGATCATCCCATCGTACAACTGGCTTACTGGTCAATGCCCATTGCAGTGTGCCCGGAACCTTACATCCAGATCAAAGCCGAACCGGGAAAGGAGTTTAGCTGGAAGATCCAGTATGACTACTATACTAAATAGTGAAGGATGCAGTGATGTCAGGTTCTTAAACCTGACATCACTGAAAGAATTCGACACCACAGAAATTGGTTACGAATGGTCAGTTATAATTAGTGTTTTTGCCATTACTGGAATTACGTACATGACATTTTTTATTCCATGAAGTACATCATCTATCTCGGATCGATTGGGGTATTAGGGTTGCTGTTCGCGGCCATTAGCCCTAATCAAGACGAGACCTATACCGATCAGCCGGGGAATGTCGACTGGGTTCATTATGGGGGCAATAAGGCAGGCAACCGCTATTCGCCCCTTACCCAGATCAATCTCGACAACGTTAACCAATTACAGGTAGCCTGGACGTTTGACGCGGCTGGACTCGACGGAAAAACCGGCCGTCAGCCTGAAATTCAGTGCCAGCCGATTGTGGTCAACGGCGTTCTCTATGGCACCACACCGAAGCTTACGTTATTTGCGGTGAGAGCTAATACGGGTGAGAAACTCTGGGCATTTGACCCCTTCAGCAACAAACAAGCCCGCTTTAACCCAAACCGGGGAGTTCTTTATTGGGCAGATGGACCCGACAGACGGATTCTGTTTACCGCAGGCCCTACCCTCTTCGCCATTAATGCGCTAACGGGCGAACCGGTTGCGCAGTTCGGCAAAAACGGGGAGGTCGACTTACGGGAAGGCATGCTGAATGACCCAGCGTTTGATCTTAAAAAACTATCCGTTACGGTAACCAGTCCGGGCGTTATTCACAAGGATTTGCTGGTCATGGGATGCACGGTTTCCGAATATGGCGATGCGGCACCAGGTCATGTGCGCGCTTTCGATATCCGTACGGGCCAGATTCGCTGGACGTTCCATACCATTCCGCAACCGGGAGAAGCGGGGTATGAAACCTGGCCTAAAGATGTCTACAAAAAAATAGGAGGAGCCAACAACTGGGCGGGTATGGTGCTTGACGAAAAACGAGGCATGGTCTACTTAGGCACTGGTTCGCCAGCAGTCGATTTTTACGGAGGAAGTCGGGCCGGGCAAAATCTGTATGCTGATTGCATCCTCGCCCTGAATGCCGAAACGGGCAAGATGAAGTGGTATTACCAGACCGTGCATCACGACCTCTGGGATCGGGACCTACCCTGCCAACCCAATCTGATTACGGTAAAGCACAACGGCAAATTAGTCGATGCCGTTGAACAATCCACCAAAGATGGCTTGGTGTATGTGCTTGATCGTGATACGGGCGCGTCCCTCTTCCCTGTCGAGGAAAGGTCCGTTCCCACCTCCGGCCTTCCGGGCGAACAGCCCTGGCCCAACCAACGCTTTCCGCTAAAACCCGCACCCTTTGCCCGGCAGGTATTCACCGAAGCCGACATTACCGACCGTACTCCCGAAGCGCATGCCTTCGTGAAAGAGCGATTCCAGAAAACGCGGTCTGGCAGTAAGTTTATGCCGCCGAGCCTGGAAGGTACGCTGTTTTTCGGTATTGGCGGTGGCGCAGAATGGGGTGGCAATGCGGCCGACCCCGATGGCATCCTGTACCAGAATTCCAACGAAATGGTCTGGGATTTAACGATGATGGATCTGGCCGCACGAAACGCCGAGATTGCCTCGAAAGGAAAATCGCTGTACCAGGCTAATTGTGCCGCCTGCCACGGGGTCGACCGGAAAGGGAGCGGTCAGGCCTACCCTAGCCTGGTCGATATTGGCAAACGACTAACGGGACAGGATATTCAGGCTATTCTGAAAACGGGTCGGGGACGGATGCCCTCCTTCGAGCATATTTCCGAGCAGGACCGCAGTACACTTGTCCGCTTTCTGCTCAACACCGAAACTAAAGCCAGTGAAACGGGCGATCAGCATAGCGCCGGGGCGCCTACAGCTGTTGTGCAGAAAGCCGAATTCCCGTACATCCCGCCCTATATCAATAACGGCTGGACGCGCTTCGTAGACCCCGATGGTTACCCTGCCGTGAAACCACCCTGGGGCACGCTCAACGCCATTGACCTGAACACGGGCGAATACCTCTGGAAAGTTCCGCTGGGTGAGTTTCCCGAATTAACCAAAAAGGGAATACCACTTACGGGCACCGAAAACTATGGTGGCCCCATTGTAACAGCCGGTGGACTGGTCTTCATTGCCGCCACCTACGACGAACGGATACGGGCTTTCGACCGAAAAACGGGCAGGGTTGTCTGGGAATATCAGCTTCCGGCAGGCGGTTTTGCTACTCCCATTACGTATCAGGTCAATGGCAAACAGTACGTGGTTATTGCAGCTGGGGGCGTAAAAAACGGCCACAAACCCGGCGGGTCTTACATTGCCTTTGCCTTACCTTAACCCTTCAGTAAATTATGTTTAGGTTTCATGTTCCATGTTTAGGATAGGTTGGTATTGAGTAGTTCGCATAAACATGAAACTTCAAACATAGATAGCCCGCAGATTTTTATGATCTATATGAGTTAAGTATGATTTTAATCCATTGGCAACCTAATACAAAAATCATACTTGTTCTTATTACTCATAAAAATCTGCGGGCTATAAATAAATCAGAAACCCTTCAATCCTCATTTCATGAATACAAACCGTGAACCCCACGAAAAGCAACTCGATCACACTCGCCGTAACGCGCTAAAAATGCTTGGTTTTGGCTCATCAGCTGGAGTGTTAGGGCTGTTTGGCGGCATCTCCACCGCCGAAGCCCGCGAACAGCAGGGTAAGCCTCAGTATGCCGTCGGGATGGCTCCCGTCAAGATCAAAAGTGTAAAGGCCATTGCTACCGCTCCACAAGGTTCCAACCTGATTGTCGTGAAAGTGGAAACCACCGAACCCGGTCTCTATGGGTTAGGCTGCGCTACGTTCACCCAGAGGGCCGCCACCGTGATTGTAGCCATCAACACCTATCTGAACGAGTTCTGTGTAGGCAAAGACGTGGACAATATCGAAGACATGTGGCAGGCGGCTTATGTCAGCTCCTACTGGCGCAATGGGCCCGTGCTTAACAATGCCCTCTCCGGACTAGATCAGGCACTTTGGGACATTAAAGGCAAACGCGCCAACATGTCCGTTTACCAGCTATTGGGCGGAAAAGCCCGCTTCGCCATCCCCTGTTACACCCACGCGGGCGGAAACACTCCCGAAGCCGCTGCCGACAGTGTAAAAAAATTAATGGCCGATGGATTCAAATACATCCGCATTCAGCAGGGCGG
Coding sequences:
- a CDS encoding TonB-dependent receptor, with protein sequence MKELRQPLSLLRSLMKFTVYQLLVVALVAGLATARPVDAQKVMDQRITLRADNLTLKTVLNQLGRQADVRFAYRSALVQLNDRVSLSATNQPLVAVLDNLLRAHQLTYQVKGRQIILNQEPPPPIIELPYNTDLNSTDRNLSGTVSDEGGNRLPGVSIVVKGTNRGTTTDANGQFRMTLLTGDDVLVFSFVGYLSQEITVGNQTAVNVSLAVDTKNLNEVVVVGYGTQKRSDLTGSISSVKAEEVKNLPVRSVNEALQGRAAGVQVTRNDGSPGASSDIVIRGVGSIGGMSPLYIVDGIRMSAGNNFNLQDVESIEILKDASAAAIYGAQAAGGVVLVTTKRGTSVDKMKINFNAYYGVRQPRNLYKMLNTADYITAKKAFGVNTSGWGDPSTLPDNDWAKDLFTNGSDQSYSLSLSGATTKTNYYVSANYQREGGTLIDNWFERYGIRSNADFRINKKLKVGETLYAWKTGTNPVVTSTFPFRSAPVVPIYDPTNSFGGWAKTGTFFTGPNLVGQEYQNHMQNETYALEGNLYADWEILKGLNLRSTFGASIYNVHNYRFTEAYDYGTVANRNAFLSRDINSQQNLTANFVLTYAKTVGEHEFKVLAGYEAYKSDLSTLHAEAQSFPYVTYNLALSSNPSSYVAAGAELPQTRLLSQFGRINYTYANKYLLTATVRRDGSDRFGPANKFGVFPSVSVGWKLNEEAFIRDNLTYVSNLKLRASYGKLGSTSNIPQYTYQNSYGGTGGTTSMGLPDGSRFKGYALTAQLANQDIKWESVLQTDIGLDIGLLNNALNITADWYSRQTNDMIYQVPVAMSAGFGSTTVFTNIGQMSNKGLELAVDYRGKKGAFTYGIAANASFNRNLVKKLDGTNNNPINDGPAGDYLESVVSRTQAGQPLGQFYGYKTDGIFQTNAEVQALNQKAQEAAAATGGATTGVYYQAAATGAGDLKFQDLNGDGRITSADKTFIGNPWPKMTYGVTLNMAWKGLDFSALFQGIAGVDVFNANKYYTSIFVGDYNTTRDIFNTSYFNGNGLTNLPRVGYTDASGNYVRDPNANYTRISDYAVENGAFLKLRTIQIGYTLPASLMKQWKMSGIRVYAQGQNLLTFTKYSGLDPEVVGRSSGSNAASTGRGIDTIYSYPRTTLISMGIDVTF
- a CDS encoding RagB/SusD family nutrient uptake outer membrane protein, with translation MKIVVKLSLFVLLLSLAACKESFVNVDNPGAISTASYPGTIADLEQLLAGAYSTQHAPNLYGHNMLAKNTYLWDHTTDLSWQGTTTWIQLAQNNSQVNDSFLQGTWQDLWRGVQRCNTLLAGIETFSAKANAADAASANLIKGQTLYLRAWYYFYLTSQWGESFLVDGQGGDKMGVPIITKTSSSLPETQVARATVKQCWDFIISDLKAAETILNGKTWTGATDKYKVGGWGVKAFLGKVYVYTQDWANAKTYLADVVTNSGKSLVPFDTYKTMFNAQSEFNSESLIELNLNIDMTYRGTDDRSMGSSIGMVIAPTFVGPTGGQAASAWSNVFPHAKNIARFGFNLGHYFPAGTATANIANVDKSYITKSVAARTNKTVDPRLWVSCLQPYVDSMIVLGVKQPISHYLDISEIDMEAWSFRKYINLAGTEGEVNMANGDNILWLRLADIYLLYAETLTHTGDNATALEYVNKVRRRAYGYAVNTASAVDYKTLTDQTSAPDAVLKNDPLKYERWAELFGEGHWWFDVCRWKIGDKEAAYYQRVRGGAIQWEPTDYAQPIPINEITSNVSMKQNPGY
- a CDS encoding PQQ-binding-like beta-propeller repeat protein gives rise to the protein MKYIIYLGSIGVLGLLFAAISPNQDETYTDQPGNVDWVHYGGNKAGNRYSPLTQINLDNVNQLQVAWTFDAAGLDGKTGRQPEIQCQPIVVNGVLYGTTPKLTLFAVRANTGEKLWAFDPFSNKQARFNPNRGVLYWADGPDRRILFTAGPTLFAINALTGEPVAQFGKNGEVDLREGMLNDPAFDLKKLSVTVTSPGVIHKDLLVMGCTVSEYGDAAPGHVRAFDIRTGQIRWTFHTIPQPGEAGYETWPKDVYKKIGGANNWAGMVLDEKRGMVYLGTGSPAVDFYGGSRAGQNLYADCILALNAETGKMKWYYQTVHHDLWDRDLPCQPNLITVKHNGKLVDAVEQSTKDGLVYVLDRDTGASLFPVEERSVPTSGLPGEQPWPNQRFPLKPAPFARQVFTEADITDRTPEAHAFVKERFQKTRSGSKFMPPSLEGTLFFGIGGGAEWGGNAADPDGILYQNSNEMVWDLTMMDLAARNAEIASKGKSLYQANCAACHGVDRKGSGQAYPSLVDIGKRLTGQDIQAILKTGRGRMPSFEHISEQDRSTLVRFLLNTETKASETGDQHSAGAPTAVVQKAEFPYIPPYINNGWTRFVDPDGYPAVKPPWGTLNAIDLNTGEYLWKVPLGEFPELTKKGIPLTGTENYGGPIVTAGGLVFIAATYDERIRAFDRKTGRVVWEYQLPAGGFATPITYQVNGKQYVVIAAGGVKNGHKPGGSYIAFALP